A genomic segment from Acidobacteriota bacterium encodes:
- a CDS encoding nuclear transport factor 2 family protein — protein sequence MKVRNLCKRTALLVLLFNLFSISFMAQSKLSAKDVETIKGIEETYRAAWLKNDDKAILSLFTDDATLYPNGNASIKGKDAMYKFWFAPSDTVTTINTYETKIEDINGEGGFAYVAGTNELTWTTEKKDKSESKRFISKGYFLTVYVKHNKQWKILKQFWSGKTQEAK from the coding sequence ATGAAAGTAAGAAATTTATGCAAAAGAACAGCTTTGTTGGTTTTGCTTTTCAACCTGTTTTCAATTTCGTTTATGGCTCAGAGTAAGTTATCAGCTAAGGACGTTGAAACCATTAAAGGCATTGAAGAGACATATCGCGCGGCTTGGTTGAAGAATGACGATAAAGCGATTCTGTCTTTGTTCACGGATGACGCGACCCTCTATCCAAACGGCAATGCTTCAATCAAAGGCAAAGACGCAATGTACAAATTCTGGTTCGCGCCATCGGATACGGTCACAACAATCAATACTTACGAAACCAAAATCGAAGACATCAATGGCGAAGGAGGTTTTGCATACGTCGCAGGCACAAACGAACTTACTTGGACGACTGAAAAGAAAGATAAATCCGAGTCGAAGCGTTTCATTTCAAAGGGCTATTTCCTTACCGTTTATGTCAAACACAACAAGCAATGGAAAATTCTGAAACAATTTTGGAGCGGAAAAACTCAAGAAGCCAAATAA
- a CDS encoding acyl-CoA thioester hydrolase/BAAT C-terminal domain-containing protein: MAEFLAANGFVVVSLPSIAINEGERCGFDLACLKLQQADMEFAIQTLQSYPSVDANKIGLLAWSFSGLAVAHLQMKNPNVRAVVSMDAATGYQYGKEILDQSKEIDFNKTKVPFLHLHGLDNARVPKNFDFFKSFQSAEKYFVTFKSLQHSDFLPLYGDVIRLAKNDEDKNAIEGTRWVNLLTLKFLNAYLKNNPKALRFLKSATNNKDESTSNIFSFASSF, encoded by the coding sequence ATGGCGGAATTTTTAGCCGCAAACGGTTTTGTTGTTGTCAGCCTTCCTTCAATTGCTATAAACGAAGGCGAACGATGCGGTTTTGATTTGGCTTGCCTCAAACTTCAACAAGCCGATATGGAATTTGCGATTCAAACATTGCAAAGCTATCCAAGTGTTGATGCAAATAAAATCGGACTGCTTGCCTGGAGTTTCAGCGGTTTGGCTGTTGCACATTTGCAAATGAAGAATCCGAATGTTCGCGCCGTTGTTAGCATGGATGCTGCCACAGGTTATCAATACGGCAAAGAAATATTGGACCAGAGCAAAGAGATTGATTTCAACAAAACAAAAGTTCCTTTTCTTCACCTTCACGGTTTAGACAATGCCCGCGTGCCAAAGAACTTCGATTTTTTCAAATCATTCCAATCCGCTGAAAAGTATTTTGTAACTTTCAAAAGCCTGCAACATTCCGACTTCCTGCCTTTGTATGGAGATGTAATCAGACTTGCAAAAAATGACGAAGACAAAAACGCGATTGAAGGAACTCGTTGGGTGAATCTTTTGACTTTGAAGTTCTTGAACGCTTATCTGAAAAACAACCCGAAGGCTTTGAGATTTCTCAAGAGTGCTACGAATAACAAAGATGAATCAACTTCAAACATTTTCAGCTTTGCATCTTCATTTTAA